One segment of Cololabis saira isolate AMF1-May2022 chromosome 9, fColSai1.1, whole genome shotgun sequence DNA contains the following:
- the fbrsl1 gene encoding autism susceptibility gene 2 protein has translation MFATPATLPPPPTLPTNSLVVPGHPGGTPYPEHDLLRQELNNRFLVQSSERGGRGPSSASPLAPVSLLRAEFHQHQHMHQHQHTHQHTFTPFPASLPPAAILTPPTAPPMVRTQARNFDKYTPKLDNPFIRHSNFFPSYPPAMPGMPPLLPHSGPFSSLQGAFQPKASNPIDVAARPGAVPHTLLQKDPRISDPFRTSVRKPGKWCAVHVQIAWQIYHHQQKMKQMQLDPHKIDMNGKLDLFSRPPAPGVFPGFPYPHDLARPLFSSTGSGHPAPSPYGPAPHHSSFLPPSHLAGKYPFSRSSSFGGLGNLSSSAFGGLGNPSLGSNSMFGSKEGPGGLPGFGSPHHDTWNRLRRTPPSFPTPPQWPKTADPERSSSANSHERERERERERERDREREREREKRDSSIGKEEKDKDRDSVDRNRHSNRSSPASAPVSYQISSLIRSSSQNSSDSGRHHSGSVDRIRESEKELLERHRESSTLADVKVKESRSPSKEILERRPSEDSIKPAQRSPSPYSKAAINDQGMKMSGGPPSTLKDNERKDLPPVDLLHKVKNDMKIKEERKEEQEVMVVSSEPASQPQPQLLSGPVSQPGNPHHHHPPLSQQPPLPSPRCSDIPTPNMHGVPMAHSLPLSMSAMPQMGNLNVLDRARMAPFMGVSPLAGRERMPHTAFPWDPLREAYRSLDLQRRMDFQLRAEQGHRFPSMYEQERAYREREAHDYSHHEHLLEVRREHERMRQQAEERERLHLREELDRARLHHLHQSPMEGHLPHMPPFMPHLGGMPYPRLSPSTGHNGPLNRTPPTAALSAPPPLVPAGGGIRPVSPRRTTPLTTQDPRDYSPSRNPKEVEAR, from the exons AGCATGACCTCCTGAGGCAGGAGCTGAACAACCGCTTCCTGGTTCAGAGCTCAGAGCGCGGCGGCCGGGGGCCGTCCTCCGCCTCGCCGCTGGCCCCCGTGTCTCTCCTGAGGGCCGAGTTTCACCAACACCAGCACATGCACCAGCACCAACACACCCACCAGCACACCTTCACGCCCTTCCCCGCCAGTCTGCCCCCGGCCGCCATCCTCACCCCGCCCACCGCACCCCCCATGGTGCGTACCCAAGCCAGAAAT TTCGACAAATACACCCCCAAACTGGACAATCCATTCATCAGACATTCAAAT TTCTTCCCCTCCTATCCCCCAGCCATGCCAGGCATGCCCCCGCTGCTCCCACACTCAGGACCCTTCAGCTCTCTGCAAGGAGCCTTCCAGCCCAAG GCTTCTAATCCCATCGATGTGGCAGCTCGTCCCGGAGCCgttcctcacacactcctgcagaagGATCCGCGG ATAAGTGATCCATTCAGGACCTCCGTTAGG AAACCTGGCAAGTGGTGCGCAGTACATGTCCAGATCGCATGGCAGATCTACCACCACCAGCAGAAAATGAAG CAAATGCAGCTTGACCCCCACAAAATAGACATGAACGGGAAGCTGGATCTGTTCAGCCGCCCCCCGGCGCCAGGAGTCTTCCCAGGGTTCCCGTATCCTCACGACCTCGCGCGGCCCCTCTTCTCCTCCACAG GCTCCGGACACCCGGCTCCCTCTCCGTACGGCCCCGCCCcgcatcacagcagcttcctgCCTCCTAGCCATTTGGCAGGTAAGT ATCCTTTCAGTCGCTCCAGTTCCTTTGGCGGCCTCGGCAACCTTTCAAGCAGTGCCTTCGGAGGATTAGGCAACCCCTCGCTTG gGTCCAACAGCATGTTCGGCTCCAAGGAGGGGCCGGGGGGGCTGCCCGGGTTTGGCAGCCCCCACCACGACACCTGGAACAGGCTCCGGCGCACACCGCCATCCTTCCCCACGCCGCCGCAGTGGCCCAAGACCGCAGACCCGGAGAGAAGCAGCTCCGCCAACAGCCATGAGAGGGAGcgggagagggagcgggaacGAGAACGGGACAGAGAGCGGGAAAGAGAACGAGAGAAGAGAGACTCTTCCATCGGGAAAGAGGAGAAGGACAAGGACAG GGATTCTGTGGATCGGAACCGCCACTCCAACCGGTCCTCCCCGGCCTCGGCCCCCGTCAGCTACCAGATCAGCAGCCTGATCCGCTCCAGCAGCCAGAACTCCAGCGACTCGGGTCGTCACCACAGCGGCAGCGTGGACAGGATTCGGGAGTCGGagaaggagctgctggagcgcCACCGAGAGTCTTCCACGCTAGCGGACGTGAAAGTAAAGGAGAGCCGATCGCCGAGCAAGGAGATTCTGGAGCGGAGACCGTCGGAGGACTCTATCAAACCCGCCCAGCGTTCTCCCTCCCCTTACTCCAAGGCGGCGATCAACGATCAAGGCATGAAGATGAGCGGCGGGCCTCCGTCAACGCTCAAGGACAACGAGAGGAAAGACCTCCCCCCTGTAGACCTTCTCCACAAAGTGAAGAATGACATGAAGATTAAGGAGGAGCGGAAGGAGGAGCAGGAAGTGATGGTGGTGAGCTCAGAGCCGGCCTCCCAACCGCAGCCCCAACTCCTTTCTGGACCGGTCAGCCAACCGGGAAAcccacaccaccaccacccgccGTTGTCCCAGCAGCCTCCTCTTCCATCACCGCGGTGTAGCGACATCCCAACCCCGAACATGCACGGCGTCCCCATGGCGCACTCTCTGCCGCTTTCCATGAGTGCCATGCCCCAAATGGGCAACCTCAACGTGCTGGACCGGGCTCGTATGGCTCCTTTCATGGGAGTGAGCCCGCTGGCGGGAAGGGAGCGTATGCCCCATACGGCATTCCCCTGGGACCCGCTCAGAGAGGCCTATAGGAGCCTGGACCTGCAGCGCCGCATGGACTTCCAGCTCCGAGCCGAGCAGGGACATCGATTCCCCAGCATGTACGAGCAGGAGCGGGCCTACCGCGAACGGGAGGCGCACGACTACTCGCACCACGAGCACCTGCTggag GTGCGCCGGGAGCACGAGCGGATGCGGCAGCAGGCTGAGGAGCGGGAGCGCCTCCACCTGCGGGAGGAGCTGGACCGAGCACGCCTCCATCACCTGCACCAGTCTCCCATGGAGGGCCATCTACCTCACATGCCCCCCTTCATGCCCCACCTAGGCGGCATGCCCTACCCGAGACTCAGCCCTTCCACGGGACACAACGGCCCCCTGAACAGAACGCCGCCCACCGCCGCGCTAAGCGCGCCCCCGCCTCTAGTGCCGGCCGGCGGCGGCATAAGGCCAGTCTCCCCAAGGAGGACTACCCCCCTCACCACCCAGGACCCACGGGATTACTCCCCATCTCGCAACCCCAAAGAAGTAGAAGCTCGGTAG